TAGATGGGGAAGGAAATAACTGAAATTCTCATGAAAATTATTGGTGATCAAGAAATTCAAGAAAGCAAAATGAGATGCATGGTCCATAACGTAAATTAAATTCTTGAAATTCATCTGAGTATCTCAATGAAAACAAGTCTGCTATCTAAAGCAATTTCACTACTTTCATTTAAGTTGTTTCTAATTATAGTGATGTCAAATTGATTCAAAACGAATAGCATTATGAtattaataaagagaaattaaattgtCATTCTAAACTAATCCTGGTCACCTAGTTCTGATGTCAGTGTGAAGTGGACTCCTCCCAGCTGAGACTGTTTCTCTTATCAGTAgagtaaaatgtttttcttacattttatttaataaattggaGCTGAACCTCTTAGTATATTTTTAAGAGTATTGAtgtttaacaaatttattttttaattactgggTACTTGTCAAAGGTGGATTCATATGAGGCTGTTATTAACAAAACCATCCAAATCTGTGAGTATATGAAGCACATCTTTAAAGTCATCAGGGACAAGAGCTGCCTTTGCATTAACAATTCCAATTTCTATAGTTGTCATCACAGGCAAGTATAATCACATAAGGAATTTAGGGATAAAGTTTTTATGtaactttctttcttcctcatgtTAAGTAttatttctgaatttggctttctgttctcaacttgtgtgttttgtttctttaaccATGAAACATGGGAAAGTAAATATCATTTTAAGTTCCCACTGGGCTAGCTAATGTTATTTGGTTCCAATATGATGTATGTTTTTCCTGACTCCTAGGACTAAGTTGTGTGCAAGAATTATAAGGGCACCATTGCGAGAGTTTTAGTTCCTACTTTGTCACTTATCCATTGTGTGAGTTTGCAAAATTATTTAACCTCATATTTccccttcatttgttttttttttttttttaaaaaaaaaaggtcatgcTAGATGTTTTGTAAGGTCCTTTCTTGGTATAAATCCCTGAgctacctaatttttaaaatgaaattattcctGTGGGACAAAAAAAGATTCTCCAGGACACCCATCCTGGAGGATTTTCTGTCCACTCCTGCTGACCTCTGATGCTTCCTCTCTGAAGAAGGTGGTgctgtggtggtggtgatgctgcTTGTGCCATGTTTGGGTTCTCTTGGTTTTGTAAGTACTTTTAGGCACGTTGCTCCACGTGTCATGAAGTAAATTTGAATAGAACGGCTGTGACACTTTCAAAAATGTGTCTTATAGATGAAAAGGTGCAAGGAGACTTCTGAACATGGGGCATACTCAGATCTGCTTCAGCGTCAGAAGGCAACAATGATGGAGAATAGCAAGCTCACAGGAAAGATTGGTGAACTGGAAAAAATGGTAGTGGAACTGCAGAAGCAAAAGTCCCGAGTGGAGGAAGAACTTCCGAAGGTCAAGGAGGCTGCAGAAAATGAGTTGAGAAAGCAGCAGAGAAATGTAGAAGACATAGCCTTGCAGAAGATAAGGGCTGAAAGTGAGGCCAAGCAGTACCGCCGGGAACTGGAGACCATTGTGAGGGAGAAGGAAGCCGCACAGCGGGAACTGGAGCGGGTGAGGCAGCTTACCTTAGAGGCTGAGGCCAAAAGAGCAGCTGTGGAAGAAAACCTCCTGAATTTTCGGAATCAGTTAGAGGAGAACACCTTTACAAGAAGAACCCTGGAGGATCATCTGAAAAGGAAAGACTTGAGTCTTAATGATTTGGagcagcaaaaaaataaattgatggaagaattaagaagaaagaaagacagcgAGGAAGAACTCTTGAGGCTGGTAAAGCAGATGGAAAAAGACCTTGCATTTCAAAAACAGGTGGCAGAGAAACAGttgaaggaaaagcaaaaaatTGAATTGGAAGCtagaagaaaaataactgaaattcaGTATTCATGTAGAGAAAATGCTTTGCCTGCTTGTGCGATCACACAGGCTACATCGTGCAGGGCAGGAGTGGGTATTCAGAAAGAGAATGACAAACAGAAAGCTGAGGAACTCAGACAGCAGGTAGATGAACTAACCATCGCCAACAGAAAGGCTGAAAAAGACATGCGGGAGCTGAAGTATGAGCTTAACGCCCTCCAGCTTGAAAAAACCTCATCTGAGGAAAAGGCTCGCTTGCTGAAAGATAAACTGGATGAAACAAATAACACATTACAATGCCTTAAGCTAGAGCTGGAAAGGAAGGACCAGGTAGAGGAAGGGTattctcagcaactcagagaacTTAGTAGGCAGTTGAACCAAACCACAGGTAAGGCTGAAGAAGTCATGCAAGAAGCCAATGATCTCAAGAAAATAAAGCACAGTTATCAATTAGAATTAGAATCTCTCCATCATGAAAAAGGGAAACTACAAAGAGAAGTAGACAGAATTACCAGGGTGCACACGTTAGCAGAGAGGAATATTCAGCATTTAAATTCCCAGGTTCATTCTTTCCAGGATGAGAAGGAATTGTCAAATGAAAGAGGACGCCTCTGCCAGAGAAGATCAGATCATCTAAAAGAACAGTTTGAGAAAAGCCATGAGCAGTTGCTTCAGAATATTAAagctgagaaagaaaataatgataagaTCCAAAAGCTCAACAAAGAATTGGAAAAGAGTAATGAATGTGCAGAAATGCTAAAACAAAAAGTCAACGAGCTTACTAGGCAGAATAATGAAACCAAATTAATGATGCAGAGAATTCAGGCAGAATCAAAGAATATAGTTTTAGAGAAACAAGCTATCCAGCAAAGATGTGAAGCACTGAAAATTCAGGCAGATGGTTTTAAAGATCAGTTACGAAACACAAATGAGCACTTGCATAAACAGACAAAAACAGAACAGGATTtccagagaaaaattaaaagcctaGAAGAAGACCTGGCCAAGAGTCAAAACTTAGTAAGTGAATTCAAGCAAAAGTGTGACCAACAGAACATTATCATCCAGAACACTGAGAAAGAGGTTAGAAATTTGAATGCTGAGCTGAACGCTTCCAAAGAGGAAAAACGGAAGGGGGAACAGAAAGTTCAGTTTCAACAGGCTCAGGTGCAAGAGTTAAATAATAGATTGAAAAAGGTACAAGATGAACTGCACTTAAAGACCATAGAAGAGCAGATGACCCATAGAAAGATGGTTCTGTTTCAGGAAGAGTCTGATAAATTCAAACGTTCAGCAGAGGAGTTTcggaaaaagatggaaaaattaatGGAGTCCAAGGTCATTACTGAAAATGATATTTCAGGCATTAAGCTTGACTTCGCATCTCTTCAGCGGGAAAACTGCAGAGCTCAAGAGAACGCCAAGCTTTGTGAAACGAATATTAAAGAGCTTGAAAGGCAGCTCCAGCGGTACCGTGAGCAAATGCAGCAAGGGCAGCACATGGAAGCAAACCACTACCAAAAATGTCGGAAACTTGAGGACGAGCTGATGACCCAGAAACGTGAAGTTGAAAACCTGAAGCAAAAAATGGATCAGCAGATAAAGGAGCATGAACACCAGTTAGTTTTGCTCCAGTGTGAAATCCAGAAAAAGAACGCAGCCAACAACTGCACCTTCACGCCAGAATTTGAGATGACAGTGAAGGAGTGTCAACACTCTCCAGAGTTCCCCTCTAGGACCACTGGGCACCTTCACTCAACAGCCAGACCGCCTCTGTTGAGATGGACTCAAGAACCACAGCAGGTAGAAGAGAAATGGCAGCATCGGGTTGTTGAGCAAATGCCCAAAGAAGTCCAGTTCCGGCCTCCAGGGGCTCCAATCGAGAGAGAGAAAAGCCAGCAGTGTTATTCTGAGTATTTTTCTCAAACAAGCACTGAATTACAGATAACTTTTGATGAGAAAAACCCTATTACAAGGCTatcagaaatagagaagataagaGATCAAGCCCTGCACAGTTGCCGAGCACCTGCCAGGTGTCAGGATGGCAAATGTGAAATGGAGTTGGTGAAGCTCTTGACACCCTTAGAGGTATACTCTGTGTTCTGAGATCTTATCAGCTACCTAATGTcaagtttcttctatttcttttctctcctagACTAAgttttttagcaattttgaatGTGTTTGGCTTTGTATTTCTGAGAGGAAAGTAACGCTGTAATTTTTCTAGTGATTTACCTGAACCTAGTAAgttagattttttaatttgtgaatgTTTGACATTAAGCACACAGACATAATGAGTATACTGGTATGTCTGTGGgaatgtatttcaaaaaatgtGACTATAAAAACAAGCCAGAAGAACCAGGCTGTTAACGTTAACCTTGGCCATATTCTGTGGTCACATTTTTTCTCAGTGCAACATGCATTTTTACTATCATTGTCATCTAAAGTAAACTTAAGGctcttaaaataatattacttattcCTGAAACCACCCCcccttgttttgaaattttttccttcACTTATCTTTGTAATTATATTTTGATTGAGAATGGGTAAGTAACATCAAGTTCTTTAGGTGACTTTTAACATCTTAAAAATTCCTGTTGCAGATAGCTAAGGACAAGCAGTATGCTGTGCATACAGAAGTCACAACATTAAAACAAGAACAGAACTCAGCTCCCAGTGCTAAAGAATGGATGCTGGAAGGATGCAGAGGGTCAGATGGACTCAAGAGAGATTTCCTGCAGAAAGGCTTAGAACCAGAGACTTCCCAGAATGTCAATAGTGACCTGGCCTGTTCAGTTAGGGATGATGAATTTAAATTCCAAGGTCTCAGGGATATCGTGACTGCCAGGCAGTTGGTTGAAGCTAAGCTTCTGGACATGAGAACAGTTGAACAGCTCCGACTTGGTCTGAAGACTGTTGAAGAAGTTCAGAAAACTCTTAGCAAGTTTTTGACGAAAGCTAACTCAATTGCAGGCCTTTATTTAGAATctacaaaagaaaagatttcattTGCCTCAGCAGCCAAGAAAATCATAATAGACAAAATGATGGCGTTAGCCTTTTTAGAAGCTCAGGCTGCAACAGGTTTTATCATTGATCCCATTTCAGGTCAGACATATTCTGTTGAAGATGCTGTGCTCAAAGGGGTTGTTGATCCTGAATTCAGAATTAGGCTCCTTGAGGCAGAGAAGGCAGTCCTTGGATATCCATACTCTTCTAAGACATTGTCAGTGTTTCAAGCTATGGAAAATAGAATGCTTGACAGACAAAAAGGTAAACATATTTTAGAGGCCCAGATTGCCAGTGGGGGTGTCATTGACCCCGTGAGAGGCATTCGTGTTCCTCCAGAAATTGCTCTGCAGCTGGGACTATTAAATAATGCCATCTTACAATTTTTACATGAGCCATCCAGCAACACAAGGGTTTTTCCTAATCCCAATAACAAGCAAGCTCTGTATTACTCAGAATTACTGCGAATGTGTGTGTTCGATGTCGATTGCCAGTGCTTTCTGTTGCCATTTGGGGAGAGGGACATTTCTAATCTCAATGTAgagaaaattcacaaaatttcTGTGATAGATGTTAAAACAGGAGCAGAACTGACTGCATATGAAGCTTTCCAGAGAAATCTTATTGACAAAAGTGTTTATCTTGAACTGTCAGGACAGCAGTATCAGTGGAAGGAAGCCACATTTTTTGAGTCCTATGGGCATCCTTCACAAATGCTGATTGACACTAAAACAGGATTACAGTTCAATATCAGTGAGGCTATAGAGCAGGGAACAATTGACAAAGCCTTGCTCAAAAAATATCAGGAAGGCCTCATCACACTTACAGAATTTGCTGATTCTTTGCTGAACCGGTTAGTTCCCAAGAAGGATATGCATAGTCCTATCGCAGGCTATTGGCTGACTGCTAGTGGGGAAAGGATCTCTTTACTAAAGGCCTCCAGGAGAAATTTGGTTGATCGGACCACTGCCCTCCGATGCCTTGAAGCCCAGGTCAGCACAGGCGGGATAATTGATCCCCTAACTGGCAAAAAGTACAGGGTGGCTGAAGCTTTGCATAGAGGCCTAGTGGATGAGGGCTTTGCCCAGCAGCTAAGACAGTGTGAGTTAGTTATCACGGGGATTAGCCATCCCGTCACCAACAAAGCAATGTCAGTGGCAGAAGC
This portion of the Marmota flaviventris isolate mMarFla1 chromosome 6, mMarFla1.hap1, whole genome shotgun sequence genome encodes:
- the Dst gene encoding dystonin isoform X6 — encoded protein: MHSSSYSYRSSDSVFSNTTSTRTSLDSNENLLSVHCGPTLINSCISFGNESFDGHRLEMLQQIANRVQRDSVICEDKLILARNALQSDSKRLESGVQFQNEAEIAGYIVECENFLRQHVIDIQILTDGKYYQADQLVQRVAKLRDEILALRNECSSVYSKGRMLTTEQTKLMISGITQSLNSGFAQTLNPCLNSGLTQSLTPSLTSSSVTSGLSSGMTSRLTPSVTPAFTPGFPSGLVPNFSSGVEPNSLQTLKLMQIRKPLLKSSLLDQNLTEEEINMKFVQDLLNWVDEMQVQLDRTEWGSDLPSVESHLENHKNVHGAIEEFESSLKEAKISEIQMTAPLKLTYAEKLHRLESQYAKLLNTSRNQERHLDTLHNFVTRATKELIWLNEKEEEEVAYDWSERNTNIARKKDYHAELMRELDQKEENIKSVQEVAEQLLLENHPARLTIEAYRAAMQTQWSWILQLCQCVEQHIKENTAYFEFFNDAKEATDYLRNLKDAIQRKYSCDRSSSIHKLEDLVQESMEEKEELLQYKSSVASLMGRAKTIIQLKPRNPDCQLKTSIPIKAICDYRQIEITIYKDDECVLANNSHRAKWKVISPTGNEAMVPSVCFTVPPPNKEAVDFANRIEQQYQNVLTLWHESHINMKSVVSWHYLINEIERIRASNVASIKTMLPGEHQQVLSNLQSRFEDFLEDSQESQVFSGSDITQLEKEVNVCKQYYQELLKSAEREEQEESVYNLYISEVRNIRLRLENCEDRLIRQIRTPLERDDLHESVFRITEQEKLKKELERLKDDLGTITNKCEEFFSQAAASSSVPTLRSELSVVVQNMNQVYSMSSTYIEKLKTVNLVLKNTQAAEALVKLYETKLCEEEAVIADKNNIENLISTLKQWRSEVDEKREVFHALEDELQKAKAISDEMFKTYKERDLDFDWHKEKADQLVERWQNVQVQIDNRLRDLEGIGKSLKYYRDTYHPLDDWIQQVETTQRKIQENQPENSKTLATQLNQQKMLVSEIEMKQSKMDECQKYAEQYSAIVKDYELQTMTYRAMVDSQQKSPVKRRRMQSSADLIIQEFMDLRTRYTALVTLMTQYIKFAGDSLKRLEEEEMKRCKETSEHGAYSDLLQRQKATMMENSKLTGKIGELEKMVVELQKQKSRVEEELPKVKEAAENELRKQQRNVEDIALQKIRAESEAKQYRRELETIVREKEAAQRELERVRQLTLEAEAKRAAVEENLLNFRNQLEENTFTRRTLEDHLKRKDLSLNDLEQQKNKLMEELRRKKDSEEELLRLVKQMEKDLAFQKQVAEKQLKEKQKIELEARRKITEIQYSCRENALPACAITQATSCRAGVGIQKENDKQKAEELRQQVDELTIANRKAEKDMRELKYELNALQLEKTSSEEKARLLKDKLDETNNTLQCLKLELERKDQVEEGYSQQLRELSRQLNQTTGKAEEVMQEANDLKKIKHSYQLELESLHHEKGKLQREVDRITRVHTLAERNIQHLNSQVHSFQDEKELSNERGRLCQRRSDHLKEQFEKSHEQLLQNIKAEKENNDKIQKLNKELEKSNECAEMLKQKVNELTRQNNETKLMMQRIQAESKNIVLEKQAIQQRCEALKIQADGFKDQLRNTNEHLHKQTKTEQDFQRKIKSLEEDLAKSQNLVSEFKQKCDQQNIIIQNTEKEVRNLNAELNASKEEKRKGEQKVQFQQAQVQELNNRLKKVQDELHLKTIEEQMTHRKMVLFQEESDKFKRSAEEFRKKMEKLMESKVITENDISGIKLDFASLQRENCRAQENAKLCETNIKELERQLQRYREQMQQGQHMEANHYQKCRKLEDELMTQKREVENLKQKMDQQIKEHEHQLVLLQCEIQKKNAANNCTFTPEFEMTVKECQHSPEFPSRTTGHLHSTARPPLLRWTQEPQQVEEKWQHRVVEQMPKEVQFRPPGAPIEREKSQQCYSEYFSQTSTELQITFDEKNPITRLSEIEKIRDQALHSCRAPARCQDGKCEMELVKLLTPLEIAKDKQYAVHTEVTTLKQEQNSAPSAKEWMLEGCRGSDGLKRDFLQKGLEPETSQNVNSDLACSVRDDEFKFQGLRDIVTARQLVEAKLLDMRTVEQLRLGLKTVEEVQKTLSKFLTKANSIAGLYLESTKEKISFASAAKKIIIDKMMALAFLEAQAATGFIIDPISGQTYSVEDAVLKGVVDPEFRIRLLEAEKAVLGYPYSSKTLSVFQAMENRMLDRQKGKHILEAQIASGGVIDPVRGIRVPPEIALQLGLLNNAILQFLHEPSSNTRVFPNPNNKQALYYSELLRMCVFDVDCQCFLLPFGERDISNLNVEKIHKISVIDVKTGAELTAYEAFQRNLIDKSVYLELSGQQYQWKEATFFESYGHPSQMLIDTKTGLQFNISEAIEQGTIDKALLKKYQEGLITLTEFADSLLNRLVPKKDMHSPIAGYWLTASGERISLLKASRRNLVDRTTALRCLEAQVSTGGIIDPLTGKKYRVAEALHRGLVDEGFAQQLRQCELVITGISHPVTNKAMSVAEAVNANIISKEMGIRCLEFQYLTGGLMEPQVHSRLSIEEALQVGIIDVLIATRLKDQKSYNRNIICPRTKRKLNYKEALEKADFDFHTGLKLLEVSEPLMTGISSLYYSS